One segment of Streptomyces bathyalis DNA contains the following:
- a CDS encoding NAD(P)/FAD-dependent oxidoreductase: MVDAHRTFVIVGGGLAGSKAAEALRAEGFTGRVILIGDERDHPYERPPLSKGYLAGSDERESVFVHEPAWYAGADIELHLGQTVVRLDRSAKSLELGDGTRLNYDKLLLATGAEPRRLDTPGTSLASVHHLRRLAHADRLRGRLTALGQENGHLVIAGAGWIGLEVAAAAREYGAEVTVVEPEPTPLHSVLGPEMGMLFADLHQEHGVRFHFGARLSEIVGTDGMVQAVRTDDGDEHPAHDVLAAIGAAPRTSLAEAAGLELAEGRGGGVAVDSALRTSDPDIYAAGDVASLRETPWGTSLRVEHWANALNSGPAAARSMLGRDVVYDRVPYFFSDQYDVGMEYSGYAPPGTYDQVVCRGDVAKREFIAFWLRDNRVLAGLNVNVWDVTGAVQDLIRSRAPVDPDALADAAVPLSDLGRGDRKEKG; encoded by the coding sequence GTGGTCGACGCACACCGGACGTTCGTCATCGTCGGTGGAGGGCTTGCCGGGTCGAAAGCCGCCGAGGCCCTGCGAGCCGAAGGCTTCACGGGCCGGGTCATCCTGATCGGCGACGAGCGCGACCACCCCTACGAACGTCCGCCCCTGTCCAAGGGGTATCTGGCGGGCTCCGACGAGCGCGAGAGCGTGTTCGTGCACGAGCCGGCCTGGTACGCGGGCGCCGACATCGAACTCCACCTGGGCCAGACCGTCGTGCGCCTGGACCGCAGCGCCAAGAGCCTGGAACTCGGCGACGGCACCCGCCTCAACTACGACAAGCTGCTTCTCGCCACCGGCGCCGAACCGCGCCGCCTGGACACCCCCGGTACCTCGCTCGCCTCCGTGCACCACCTGCGGCGCCTCGCACACGCCGACCGTCTCCGCGGCCGGCTGACGGCACTAGGCCAGGAGAACGGCCACCTCGTCATCGCCGGGGCCGGCTGGATCGGGCTGGAGGTCGCGGCGGCCGCACGTGAGTACGGGGCGGAAGTCACCGTCGTCGAGCCCGAACCGACCCCGCTGCACTCCGTGCTCGGCCCCGAGATGGGCATGCTCTTCGCCGACCTTCACCAGGAGCACGGCGTGCGCTTCCACTTCGGGGCGCGGCTCTCGGAGATCGTCGGAACGGACGGAATGGTGCAGGCCGTACGGACCGACGACGGCGACGAGCACCCCGCGCACGATGTGCTGGCCGCCATCGGCGCCGCACCCCGCACGTCGCTCGCCGAAGCCGCGGGGCTGGAGCTGGCCGAAGGCCGCGGCGGCGGAGTGGCCGTGGACTCCGCGCTGCGCACCTCCGATCCCGATATCTACGCGGCAGGCGACGTCGCCTCCCTGCGGGAGACCCCATGGGGGACGTCGCTGCGCGTCGAGCACTGGGCGAACGCCCTCAACAGCGGCCCGGCAGCGGCACGTTCGATGCTGGGGCGGGACGTCGTCTACGACCGGGTGCCCTACTTCTTCTCCGACCAGTACGACGTGGGCATGGAGTACTCCGGCTACGCCCCGCCCGGCACCTACGACCAGGTGGTGTGCCGCGGGGACGTCGCCAAGCGCGAGTTCATCGCGTTCTGGCTGCGCGACAACCGCGTACTGGCCGGTCTCAACGTGAACGTGTGGGACGTGACCGGCGCCGTCCAGGACCTGATCCGCTCCCGCGCGCCCGTCGACCCGGACGCGCTCGCCGACGCGGCCGTCCCGCTGAGCGACCTCGGCCGCGGCGATCGCAAGGAGAAGGGATGA
- the dnaG gene encoding DNA primase, producing the protein MAGRINDEDVKAVRGAVPIDTVVSEYLQLRNAGGGNLKGLCPFHDEKSPSFHVSPAKGLFHCFGCQEGGDTLDFVMRVDHLSFSEAVERLAGQAGITLRYEEGGYGRASQQGERTRLVDAHKAAAQFYAEQLQGAEAETGRRFLTERGFDQSAAEHFGIGYAPAGWDHLVRFLRGKGFSDKELTASGLAQEARNGRPIDRFRGRLMWPIRDITGDVVGFGARKLRDDDNGPKYLNTPETAIYHKSQVLYGIDLAKKDIAKGNRAVVVEGYTDVMACHLAGVTTAIATSGTSFGEGHIKILRRLLMDNSGSEVIFTFDGDAAGQKAALRAFEDDQKFAARTSIAITPQGMDPCELRIAEGDEAVAKVVEGRSPLFEFAIRSIVGQHNLDTAEGRSAALEQAAPVVAQIKDPSIQHEYAVRLAGLLGILDTQFVVRRLGQLARRRAANPSAPRAGTHAPGSTPAGAGSGNAAPSAAARGAGPALNLRSPAHRVERELLKLALQRPELVAPAFDAYETDEFTAPPYAAVREAVEAAGGVTGADDEFVARVRAAAPDDTVRALVHELVVEPLRSARGREPDEMYAGMQLVAVRLAAVNARIADLESSARRLEAQRDDERSAAVRQEIWTLTQYGRSLQERGAAAL; encoded by the coding sequence GTGGCGGGCAGGATCAACGACGAGGACGTGAAAGCGGTGCGGGGCGCGGTCCCGATCGACACCGTGGTCTCCGAGTATCTCCAGCTGCGCAACGCCGGCGGCGGCAATCTGAAGGGCCTGTGCCCCTTTCACGACGAGAAGTCGCCCTCGTTCCACGTGAGTCCGGCCAAGGGCCTCTTCCACTGCTTCGGCTGCCAGGAGGGCGGCGACACCCTCGACTTCGTCATGCGGGTCGACCACCTCTCCTTCTCCGAGGCCGTCGAGCGCCTGGCGGGCCAGGCCGGCATCACGCTGCGGTACGAGGAGGGCGGCTACGGCCGTGCCAGCCAGCAGGGCGAGCGCACCCGCCTCGTCGACGCGCACAAGGCGGCCGCCCAGTTCTACGCCGAGCAGCTTCAGGGCGCCGAGGCCGAGACGGGCCGCCGCTTCCTGACCGAGCGCGGCTTCGACCAGTCCGCCGCCGAGCACTTCGGTATCGGCTACGCCCCGGCGGGCTGGGACCACCTCGTGCGGTTCCTGCGCGGCAAGGGCTTCTCCGACAAGGAGCTCACCGCCTCGGGGCTCGCGCAGGAGGCACGCAACGGGCGCCCCATCGACCGGTTCCGGGGCCGGCTGATGTGGCCCATCAGGGACATCACCGGAGACGTCGTCGGCTTCGGCGCCCGCAAGCTGCGTGACGACGACAACGGCCCCAAATACCTCAACACCCCCGAGACGGCGATCTACCACAAGTCACAGGTGCTCTACGGCATCGACCTCGCCAAGAAGGACATCGCCAAGGGCAACCGCGCCGTCGTCGTCGAGGGCTACACGGACGTCATGGCCTGCCACCTCGCCGGCGTCACCACGGCGATCGCCACCAGCGGCACGTCCTTCGGCGAGGGCCACATCAAGATCCTCCGCAGGCTCCTGATGGACAACTCCGGCTCGGAGGTCATCTTCACCTTCGACGGTGACGCGGCCGGGCAGAAGGCGGCGCTGCGTGCCTTCGAGGACGACCAGAAGTTCGCCGCCCGTACCTCCATCGCGATCACACCGCAGGGCATGGACCCCTGTGAGCTGCGGATCGCCGAGGGCGACGAGGCCGTGGCGAAGGTCGTCGAAGGCCGTTCCCCGCTCTTCGAGTTCGCGATCCGCTCGATCGTCGGGCAGCACAACCTCGATACGGCGGAGGGCCGTTCGGCCGCTCTGGAGCAGGCGGCGCCCGTCGTCGCGCAGATCAAGGACCCCTCGATCCAGCACGAGTACGCCGTGCGCCTCGCGGGGCTCCTCGGCATCCTGGACACGCAGTTCGTGGTGCGCCGCCTCGGCCAGCTCGCGCGGCGCCGCGCGGCAAACCCGTCCGCGCCGCGGGCGGGCACGCACGCGCCGGGCTCCACACCCGCGGGCGCCGGGTCGGGAAACGCGGCGCCGTCCGCAGCCGCACGCGGGGCCGGCCCCGCCCTGAACCTGCGCAGCCCCGCCCACCGCGTCGAGCGTGAGCTGCTCAAACTCGCCCTGCAGCGCCCTGAGTTGGTCGCCCCGGCTTTCGACGCCTACGAGACCGACGAGTTCACCGCACCGCCGTACGCGGCGGTGCGCGAGGCGGTCGAGGCGGCCGGCGGCGTCACCGGCGCCGACGACGAATTCGTCGCCAGGGTGCGTGCCGCCGCTCCCGACGACACCGTGCGCGCGCTGGTGCACGAACTGGTCGTCGAGCCGCTGCGCAGCGCCCGCGGCCGCGAACCGGACGAGATGTACGCGGGGATGCAGCTCGTCGCGGTGCGCCTCGCGGCCGTCAACGCCCGCATCGCCGACCTCGAAAGCAGCGCCCGGCGCCTGGAGGCCCAGCGCGACGACGAGCGCTCGGCGGCCGTGCGCCAGGAGATCTGGACGCTCACCCAGTACGGCCGCTCCCTCCAGGAACGGGGCGCCGCGGCCCTCTGA
- a CDS encoding RNA polymerase sigma factor — MQTRTLTSAAPPAAPTVPTLAAAPAPAAPPVRPPSARPPAAPPAGTQVAPDPPVPPSTEPETDIPVRQEKREAAGSGASADLFRQYLREIGRIPLLSAADEVELARRVEAGLFAEQKLAEPATHPDGRLAHELDQLVVMGRIAKRRLIEANLRLVVSVAKRYVGRGLTMLDLVQEGNLGLIRAVEKFDYARGYKFSTYATWWIRQAMSRALADQARTIRVPVHVVELINRVIRVQRRLLQERGEEPTPDEVAAQLDLTGERVTEVLRLAQEPVSLHAPVGEEEDVNLGDLIEDGDAPSPVESAAFLLLREHLEAVLSTLGERERKVVQLRYGLDDGRPRTLEEIGTLFGVTRERIRQIESKTLAKLRDHAFADQLRGYLD, encoded by the coding sequence GTGCAGACCCGGACCCTGACCAGCGCGGCTCCTCCGGCCGCCCCGACGGTTCCAACCCTGGCCGCCGCGCCCGCTCCTGCGGCGCCGCCCGTCCGGCCTCCGTCCGCACGCCCCCCGGCGGCCCCGCCCGCCGGCACGCAAGTCGCTCCCGACCCGCCGGTCCCGCCGTCGACGGAGCCGGAGACCGACATCCCCGTCAGGCAGGAGAAGCGGGAGGCCGCCGGAAGCGGTGCCTCCGCCGACCTGTTCCGGCAGTATCTGCGCGAGATCGGCCGCATCCCGCTGCTGTCCGCCGCCGACGAGGTCGAACTCGCCCGCCGCGTCGAGGCGGGTCTCTTCGCCGAGCAGAAGCTCGCCGAACCGGCCACCCACCCCGACGGACGTCTCGCGCACGAGCTCGACCAGCTCGTCGTGATGGGCAGGATCGCCAAGCGGCGCCTCATCGAGGCGAACCTCCGCCTCGTCGTCTCCGTGGCGAAGCGGTACGTCGGCCGCGGGCTGACGATGCTCGACCTGGTGCAGGAGGGGAACCTGGGGCTGATCAGGGCGGTCGAGAAGTTCGACTACGCCCGCGGCTACAAGTTCTCGACGTACGCGACGTGGTGGATCCGGCAGGCGATGTCCCGCGCGCTGGCCGACCAGGCCCGCACGATCCGCGTGCCCGTGCACGTCGTCGAGCTGATCAACCGCGTCATACGCGTCCAGCGCCGGCTGCTCCAGGAGCGGGGCGAGGAGCCGACGCCGGACGAGGTCGCCGCGCAGCTGGACCTCACCGGAGAGCGCGTCACCGAAGTGCTGCGGCTCGCACAGGAACCGGTGTCGCTGCACGCGCCCGTCGGCGAGGAGGAGGACGTCAACCTCGGTGACCTCATCGAGGACGGCGACGCCCCGTCACCCGTGGAGTCCGCCGCCTTCCTCCTGCTCCGCGAGCATCTCGAGGCGGTGCTCTCGACGCTCGGCGAACGTGAACGCAAGGTCGTGCAGCTGCGCTACGGGCTGGACGACGGGCGGCCGCGCACCCTGGAGGAGATCGGCACCCTCTTCGGCGTCACCAGGGAACGCATCCGCCAGATCGAGTCCAAGACCCTCGCCAAGCTCCGCGACCACGCCTTCGCGGACCAGTTGCGCGGCTACCTGGACTGA
- a CDS encoding ABC transporter ATP-binding protein — translation MSGPGARMLGGGAPPRRSTDFRGSAKRLLGQFRPERATLTGMVAFGLIGVGFSVLGPKILGDATDLIFAGFIGKRLPEGASREQVLDGMRSEGDSRVADMLSGTDFTPGQGIDFGALGNVLLLVLAIYAAAGLMMFVSGRLSVRAINQTVFRLREQVEAKLSRLPLSYFDKQTRGEVLSRVTNDIDNIGQTLQQTLGQIVNSVLTVAGVLVMMFWISPLLALVALVTVPMSLLVATRLGKRAQPQFIRQWSETGKLNAHVEEMYTGHSLVKVFGRQEESAAAFREHNEALYNASYKAQFVSGIMQPAMMFVANLNYVLVAVAGGLRVASGALSIGDVQAFVQYSRQFTQPLNQIASMANMVQSGVASAERVFEILDADEQTPEPAHPARPEKVRGRVELDRVSFRYDADRPLIEDLSLTVEPGSTVAIVGPTGAGKTTLVNLLLRFYETRGGRILLDGTDTAGMNREDLRAGIGMVLQDTWLFGGTIAENISYGAQSADRAQVEAAARAAHADRFIRTLPDGYDTVLDEDGTGVSAGEKQLITIARAFLSDPVILVLDEATSSVDTRTEVLIQQAMARLAHGRTSFVIAHRLSTIRDADVILVMENGSIVEQGSHSELLAADGAYARLYRSQFAAAVAEVD, via the coding sequence GTGAGTGGCCCCGGCGCACGGATGCTCGGCGGCGGCGCACCGCCCCGTCGCTCCACGGACTTCCGCGGTTCGGCGAAACGCCTTCTCGGGCAGTTCCGGCCCGAACGGGCCACGCTCACCGGCATGGTGGCCTTCGGGCTGATCGGTGTGGGCTTCAGCGTGCTCGGCCCGAAGATCCTCGGGGACGCCACCGACCTGATCTTCGCGGGCTTCATCGGGAAGCGGCTGCCCGAGGGCGCGAGCCGCGAGCAGGTCCTCGACGGCATGCGCAGCGAGGGGGACTCCCGAGTCGCCGACATGCTCTCGGGCACCGACTTCACGCCGGGCCAGGGCATCGACTTCGGTGCGCTGGGCAACGTGCTGCTTCTGGTGCTTGCGATCTACGCGGCGGCGGGGCTGATGATGTTCGTCAGCGGGCGCCTGTCCGTGCGGGCGATCAACCAGACGGTCTTCCGGCTGCGGGAGCAGGTCGAGGCGAAGCTCTCGCGGCTGCCGCTGTCCTACTTCGACAAGCAGACGCGCGGTGAGGTCCTCAGCCGCGTGACCAACGACATCGACAACATCGGCCAGACCCTTCAGCAGACGCTGGGACAGATCGTCAACTCCGTGCTCACCGTGGCGGGTGTGCTGGTGATGATGTTCTGGATCTCGCCGCTGCTGGCGCTCGTCGCGCTGGTGACGGTGCCGATGTCTCTGCTGGTGGCGACGCGGCTGGGCAAGCGCGCGCAGCCGCAGTTCATTCGGCAGTGGTCGGAGACGGGCAAGCTCAACGCCCACGTCGAGGAGATGTACACCGGGCACTCGCTGGTGAAGGTCTTCGGGCGGCAGGAGGAGTCGGCAGCGGCCTTCCGCGAGCACAACGAGGCGCTGTACAACGCGAGTTACAAGGCGCAGTTCGTCAGCGGCATCATGCAGCCGGCGATGATGTTCGTCGCGAACCTCAACTACGTGCTGGTGGCCGTCGCCGGCGGTCTGCGGGTCGCCTCGGGTGCGCTGTCGATCGGCGACGTGCAGGCGTTCGTGCAGTACTCACGGCAGTTCACGCAGCCGCTCAACCAGATCGCCTCGATGGCGAACATGGTGCAGTCCGGGGTCGCGTCGGCCGAGCGCGTCTTCGAGATCCTCGACGCGGACGAGCAGACGCCCGAGCCGGCTCACCCGGCCCGCCCCGAGAAGGTGCGCGGCCGTGTCGAACTGGACCGGGTCTCCTTCCGTTACGACGCGGACCGCCCGCTCATCGAGGATCTGTCGCTGACCGTCGAGCCGGGCAGCACGGTCGCCATCGTCGGACCGACGGGCGCGGGAAAGACCACGCTGGTGAATCTGCTGCTGCGCTTCTACGAGACGCGTGGCGGACGGATCCTGCTGGACGGCACGGACACGGCCGGAATGAACCGCGAGGATCTGCGCGCCGGCATCGGGATGGTGCTCCAGGACACCTGGCTCTTCGGCGGCACCATCGCGGAGAACATCAGCTACGGCGCGCAGAGCGCCGACCGCGCACAGGTCGAGGCGGCGGCGCGCGCGGCACACGCCGACCGCTTCATCCGCACCCTGCCCGACGGCTACGACACGGTCCTCGACGAGGACGGCACGGGCGTCAGCGCCGGTGAGAAGCAGTTGATCACCATCGCCCGCGCCTTCCTCTCCGACCCGGTCATCCTCGTACTGGACGAGGCGACCAGTTCCGTCGACACCCGCACGGAGGTGCTCATACAGCAGGCCATGGCGCGGCTGGCGCACGGCCGTACGAGCTTCGTCATCGCTCACCGCCTCTCCACCATCCGGGACGCCGACGTGATCCTCGTGATGGAGAACGGGTCGATCGTGGAACAGGGCTCGCACAGCGAGCTGCTGGCGGCGGACGGTGCCTACGCCCGCCTGTACCGCTCGCAGTTCGCCGCCGCCGTCGCGGAGGTCGACTGA
- a CDS encoding ABC transporter ATP-binding protein: MLIRLLREHLRPYRRPAAVLVLLQLLQTSATLYLPTLNADIIDNGVVIGDTGNILSYGSVMLGVSFAQVVCNIGAVLLAARTAAAAGRDIRARVFDRVQTFSSRELGHFGAPSLITRTTNDVQQVQMLVLLTFTLMVSAPIMCVGGIVMALDQDVPLSSVLVGVVPVLAVLVGLIVRRMRPLFRTMQERLDGVNRVLREQIGGIRVIRAFVKDEYERRRFHEHNSGLTDVQLRAGRLMALMFPTVMTVVNVSSVAVVWFGAHRVDSGGMQIGALTAFLSYLMQIVMSVMMATFMFMMVPRAEVCADRITEVLDTSSSVVPPDAPVRELRRHGVLQLRGAGFRYPGAEAPVLQGVDLMARPGETTAVIGSTGSGKSTLLGLLPRLFDVTEGSVLVGGEDVRTLDPQLLARTVGLVPQHPYLFSGTVASNLRYGRPDATDEELWDALETAQAREFVAAMDGGLDASIGQGGNNVSGGQRQRLAIARVLVHRPEVYLFDDSFSALDYATDAALRAALAHRTADATVLIVAQRVSTIRDADRIVVLDEGRVAGTGRHHELMEGNETYREIVLSQLTEQEAA, encoded by the coding sequence GTGCTGATACGCCTGCTCCGTGAGCATCTGCGCCCGTACCGGCGCCCGGCGGCCGTACTGGTGCTGCTTCAGCTGCTGCAGACGTCCGCCACGCTCTATCTCCCCACGCTCAACGCCGACATCATCGACAACGGTGTCGTCATCGGTGACACCGGCAACATCCTCAGCTACGGCTCCGTCATGCTCGGCGTCTCCTTCGCGCAGGTCGTCTGCAACATCGGTGCCGTGCTCCTCGCGGCACGCACCGCCGCCGCGGCCGGCAGGGACATCAGGGCGAGGGTCTTCGACCGCGTGCAGACGTTCTCCTCACGCGAGCTGGGTCACTTCGGCGCCCCGTCCCTGATCACCCGCACCACCAACGACGTCCAGCAGGTGCAGATGCTGGTGCTGCTGACCTTCACGCTGATGGTCTCGGCGCCGATCATGTGCGTCGGCGGCATCGTCATGGCACTGGACCAGGACGTGCCGCTCTCCTCGGTGCTGGTGGGCGTCGTACCCGTGCTGGCCGTGCTGGTGGGCCTGATCGTGCGGCGGATGCGTCCGCTCTTCCGCACCATGCAGGAGCGGCTCGACGGCGTGAACAGGGTGCTGCGTGAGCAGATCGGCGGCATCCGCGTCATCCGGGCCTTCGTCAAGGACGAATACGAGCGGCGGCGCTTCCACGAGCACAACAGCGGGCTGACCGATGTGCAGTTGCGCGCCGGACGGCTGATGGCGCTGATGTTCCCGACCGTCATGACCGTCGTGAACGTCTCCAGCGTCGCCGTCGTCTGGTTCGGCGCGCACCGTGTCGACAGCGGCGGGATGCAGATCGGCGCGCTCACGGCGTTCCTGTCGTACCTGATGCAGATCGTGATGTCCGTGATGATGGCCACCTTCATGTTCATGATGGTTCCGCGTGCGGAGGTGTGCGCGGACCGCATCACGGAGGTGCTCGACACCTCTTCGAGCGTGGTGCCGCCCGACGCGCCCGTGCGGGAACTGCGCCGCCACGGCGTGCTGCAGCTGCGGGGCGCGGGGTTCCGCTATCCCGGGGCCGAGGCGCCGGTCCTGCAGGGTGTCGATCTGATGGCCCGCCCGGGCGAGACGACGGCGGTGATCGGTTCCACCGGCAGCGGCAAGTCGACGCTTCTGGGCCTGCTGCCGCGGCTGTTCGACGTCACCGAGGGCTCCGTGCTCGTCGGGGGCGAGGACGTGCGGACGCTCGATCCGCAGCTGCTGGCACGCACGGTCGGCCTGGTGCCGCAGCATCCGTACCTGTTCTCGGGGACGGTCGCGTCGAACCTGCGCTACGGGCGCCCCGACGCGACCGACGAGGAACTGTGGGACGCGCTGGAGACCGCGCAGGCGCGCGAGTTCGTCGCCGCCATGGACGGCGGGCTCGACGCATCGATCGGGCAGGGGGGCAACAACGTCTCGGGCGGCCAGCGTCAACGCCTCGCGATCGCACGGGTGTTGGTGCACCGACCGGAGGTCTACCTCTTCGACGACTCCTTCTCCGCTCTCGACTACGCGACCGATGCCGCGCTGCGTGCCGCCCTCGCCCACCGCACGGCGGACGCGACGGTCCTCATAGTCGCCCAGCGGGTCTCCACGATCCGCGACGCGGACCGGATCGTCGTGCTGGACGAGGGCCGCGTCGCCGGCACCGGCCGGCACCACGAACTGATGGAGGGCAACGAGACGTACCGGGAGATCGTCCTCTCCCAGCTCACCGAGCAGGAGGCAGCGTGA
- a CDS encoding FGGY family carbohydrate kinase, which produces MGIVAGLESSAEFTRIIVCDVDSGAVVKHGYAEHPADRDDPQSWLLSMGRAASSGQFSEVEAIGVAGQQQGLIALDSGGNPVRAALLGNDRRMQPAAADLVDALGGRHAWAEAVGSVPEAGHPVSKLRWLARNEPQNAARVAEVLQPHDWLVWQLMDRPSRRTTDRGEASATGYWSAALENYRPDLVELALGHRIALPEVIGPAEPAGRTPEGLLISAGTGDTMAAALGLGLGMGDAVLSLGASGSVCAVHHEALSDPTGIITSYADGTGLHMPAVRTLNATRVLRGAAELLGTDIKGVSDLAQRSSPGAYGLVLLPYLAGEHTPHLPHTAGSLHGLRLESMRPEHLARAAVEGMLCGLADALDVLRNRGVQVRRLFLLGPAAGLPAVYMAAPALFGTQVVVPRPADYTAIGAARQAAWALRGGAQPPQWPAPECEVFDPGEDLAAGQAVRQQYMAVREETHPGAFDA; this is translated from the coding sequence ATGGGGATAGTCGCCGGTCTGGAGAGTTCCGCCGAGTTCACTCGCATCATCGTCTGCGACGTGGATTCCGGAGCCGTGGTGAAGCACGGCTACGCCGAGCATCCCGCGGATCGCGACGATCCCCAGTCGTGGCTGCTGTCCATGGGCCGCGCCGCCAGCTCGGGGCAGTTCTCCGAGGTCGAGGCCATCGGAGTGGCCGGTCAGCAGCAGGGGCTGATAGCCCTCGACTCCGGCGGCAATCCGGTGCGGGCGGCCCTGCTCGGCAACGACAGACGGATGCAGCCCGCGGCCGCGGACCTCGTCGACGCGCTGGGCGGCCGCCACGCGTGGGCGGAGGCCGTCGGCTCCGTGCCGGAGGCCGGCCACCCCGTCTCCAAGCTGCGCTGGCTCGCACGCAACGAGCCGCAGAACGCGGCCAGGGTCGCCGAGGTGCTCCAGCCCCACGACTGGCTCGTGTGGCAGCTGATGGACCGGCCGTCGCGGCGCACGACCGACCGCGGGGAGGCGTCGGCCACCGGGTACTGGTCCGCGGCGCTGGAGAACTACCGGCCCGACCTCGTCGAACTCGCCCTGGGACACCGGATCGCGCTGCCCGAGGTCATCGGTCCCGCCGAGCCCGCCGGGCGCACCCCGGAGGGCCTGCTGATCTCCGCGGGCACGGGCGACACGATGGCCGCGGCGCTCGGACTGGGACTGGGCATGGGGGACGCGGTGCTCTCCCTCGGCGCATCCGGCTCGGTGTGCGCCGTGCACCACGAGGCGCTGAGCGATCCGACCGGCATCATCACGTCGTACGCGGACGGCACGGGCCTGCACATGCCCGCGGTGCGCACCCTCAACGCGACGCGTGTGCTGCGCGGCGCCGCCGAGCTTCTCGGCACGGACATCAAGGGGGTCTCGGACCTGGCACAGAGATCGAGCCCCGGTGCGTACGGGCTCGTTCTGCTGCCGTATCTGGCGGGCGAGCACACCCCGCATCTGCCGCACACCGCCGGATCGCTGCACGGGCTGCGTCTGGAGAGCATGCGGCCGGAGCATCTGGCGCGGGCAGCCGTCGAGGGCATGCTATGCGGACTCGCCGACGCGCTGGACGTGCTGCGCAACAGAGGCGTTCAGGTACGAAGACTCTTCCTGCTGGGACCGGCCGCGGGCCTTCCGGCCGTGTACATGGCCGCACCGGCTCTCTTCGGCACGCAGGTCGTGGTGCCCCGGCCGGCCGACTACACCGCGATCGGCGCCGCACGGCAGGCGGCCTGGGCCCTCAGAGGCGGTGCGCAACCGCCGCAGTGGCCCGCCCCGGAGTGCGAGGTGTTCGACCCGGGCGAGGACCTGGCCGCCGGGCAGGCGGTCCGGCAGCAGTACATGGCGGTACGCGAGGAGACTCACCCCGGCGCCTTCGACGCCTGA
- a CDS encoding MalY/PatB family protein, whose translation MRPSVVGVETYVSNPLRQCSEDELSRRTSAKWRVHPADVLPMWIAEMDVPLAPPVADALHAAVDAGDTGYAMGEPYREALDGFAVRHWGWRVPRERAAIVPDVMAGVVEVLKLITSPGDAVVINSPVYPPFYQFVSHMDRRVVEAPLTADGRLDPETLAAAFRTGADGAGAAAYLLCSPHNPTGTVHTAEELAAATELANASGVRVVADEIHAPLVLPGARHIPYLSVPGTERAFSLISASKAWNLAGLKAAMAVAGEESADELARMPEEVSHGPSHLGVIGHVAALRHGDAWLEALLAGLDENRRLLAGLLKEHMPEVGYRSHEGTFLAWLDCRALGLGDDPAAAFLERGRVALIPGPAFGTGGAGYARLNIATSPETLEEAVRRMASAV comes from the coding sequence ATGCGCCCTAGCGTGGTGGGGGTGGAGACCTATGTGAGCAACCCCCTGCGGCAGTGCTCCGAGGACGAGCTCAGCCGCCGTACGAGCGCGAAGTGGCGTGTGCACCCCGCCGACGTGCTGCCGATGTGGATCGCGGAGATGGACGTGCCGCTGGCGCCTCCCGTCGCCGATGCCCTGCACGCCGCGGTCGACGCGGGAGACACCGGCTATGCGATGGGGGAGCCGTACAGGGAGGCACTGGACGGCTTCGCCGTGCGGCACTGGGGCTGGAGAGTGCCGCGGGAGCGGGCGGCGATCGTCCCCGATGTGATGGCCGGGGTCGTCGAGGTGCTCAAGCTGATCACTTCGCCGGGCGACGCCGTCGTCATCAACTCGCCCGTCTATCCGCCCTTCTACCAGTTCGTCTCGCACATGGACCGTCGCGTGGTGGAGGCGCCGCTGACCGCTGATGGCCGCCTGGATCCGGAAACCCTCGCCGCGGCGTTCCGTACGGGCGCGGACGGTGCGGGTGCGGCTGCGTATCTGCTGTGCAGTCCCCACAACCCGACCGGCACCGTCCACACCGCGGAGGAGCTGGCGGCGGCGACGGAGCTGGCGAACGCCAGCGGCGTACGCGTCGTCGCCGACGAGATCCACGCACCGCTCGTGCTGCCCGGCGCCCGGCACATCCCCTACCTGTCGGTGCCCGGGACGGAGCGGGCCTTCTCGCTCATCTCGGCGTCCAAGGCGTGGAACCTGGCAGGGCTGAAGGCGGCGATGGCCGTCGCCGGCGAGGAGTCCGCCGACGAACTGGCCCGGATGCCCGAAGAGGTCAGCCACGGCCCCAGCCATCTGGGCGTCATCGGGCACGTGGCGGCGCTGCGGCACGGCGACGCCTGGCTGGAGGCGCTGCTCGCAGGACTGGACGAGAACCGCAGGCTGCTCGCCGGGCTGCTCAAGGAGCACATGCCGGAGGTGGGCTACCGCTCCCACGAGGGGACGTTCCTCGCGTGGCTGGACTGCCGCGCGCTGGGCCTCGGCGACGACCCGGCGGCCGCGTTCCTGGAACGGGGCCGTGTGGCGCTCATCCCCGGACCGGCGTTCGGCACCGGCGGCGCCGGATACGCGCGGCTCAACATTGCGACGTCGCCGGAGACCCTGGAGGAAGCGGTTCGGCGGATGGCGTCCGCCGTCTGA